The following are encoded in a window of Dryobates pubescens isolate bDryPub1 chromosome 25, bDryPub1.pri, whole genome shotgun sequence genomic DNA:
- the GOLGA3 gene encoding golgin subfamily A member 3, with protein sequence MDSLSVQQDVHLQNRSSNGASSSSEELLDCKAKSDLPVTMDEINATSININEVPNEEGSLEITSKMDTCQNGPESLFPNSPVSFDPTSSAQGQELSPGVTGFHDSLRKSQGTSAEGIVLRKEALQSLKLSLPMQETELCSADSSLPLEKEEIVRLQARRRLEEQLKQYRVKRHQERSNQSASKNRPSSTLDPELMLNPEILPRASTVAMTKEYSFMRTSVPRGPKLGSLGLPASSKERRSSKSKPSKVRSLADYRTEDSGTGNAAGNFVATDASGGTLKQSRSGPTSVVSEISLPSDTDDRIENSSLAGDSVSELDGSEAGMRLDGNESDSSTYSSVSGKGLCNSLQNAEGKQGVPYTINGQKIHPDAMGQFPSISEVLQAAAVEHQAQEPEVNGEVQSRRDSISSSVSMESSIAGTHDEMLQVLKEKMRLEGQLEALSLEANQALKEKTELQAQLAALNMRLQAQMEHSQSSQQKQESLSSEVATLKQSCWDLERAMADLQNTLEAKNASLASSNNDLQLAEEQYQRLLLKVEDMQKNVLTRDTTVHDLRQQLAALQSQLQKVQLERTTLTNKLKASETEITSLQNVRQWYQQQLVLAQEARVRLQSEMANIQAGQMTQAGMLEHLKLENVTLSQQLTETQHRSIKEKERIAAQLQNIEADMLDQEAAFMQIQEAKTMVEEDLQRKLEEFEDEREQLQKMADSAATLEQELNQVKLTLQQRDQQLESLQQEHLELMKQFTLTQETLHTKEQSLDDLQTQYDELKARLEEFQSDATSKDDMIQYLQNEKIILEVALQAAKASKEQLDEGAARLGEDAEVASEILEQLRQEMAVKSSQVENLQQENASLKKQVQKVKEQFLQQKVMVEAYRRDASSKDQLISELKATKKRLDSEVKDLKRELLKIQVEKQSLESEHSKLQKEVSQVHQQMVEVENQLQSVQRERDDMETRLQSLQFDKEQMASLAEANQALKQQVEQMQEEAKKAITEQKQKMKRLGSDLTSAQKEMKAKHKAYENAVGILSRRLQESLAAKESAEAELSKLKAQITDGGNNQIAQERIQALETELQAVSSSKLTLEKELQEVISLTSQELEEYREKVLELEDELQESRGFRKKIKRLEEINKKLALELEHERGKLTGLSQSNAALREHNNILETALAKREADLVQLNLQVQAVLKRKEEEDQQMQQLIQALQASLEKEKAKVKDLKKQEAAAKADAAHNRRHYRAAMLELSEIKKDLHAKELLVQALQSEVDKLHTEDEKHSQEVSQFQQELAEARSQLQLLQKKLDDKLSEQPVVNQEVEDLKWEVEQKEREIESLKQQLDMSEQRSHKELEGIQVVLQNIKAELEMVREDLSVTQKDKFMLQAKVTELKNSMKSLLQQNQQLKLDLKHGKMKKRKELKGENNSSNPVTPVKIPDCPVPAALLEELLKPTAVSKEPLKNLNSCLRQLKQEMDSLQRQMEEHTITVHESMSSWTQIEGQLMDLTSTSTATASDQQEIPTVDEKKQNCSISDKEALTL encoded by the exons ATGGACTCCTTGTCTGTCCAGCAGGATGTTCACTTGCAGAACAGAAGCAGTAATGGGGCCTCtagcagctctgaagagctcTTGGATTGTAAAGCCAAGTCAGATTTGCCTGTTACAATGGATGAAATTAATG CTACCAGTATTAACATCAATGAAGTGCCAAATGAAGAGGGAAGTCTGGAGATAACCAGCAAAATGGACACCTGCCAGAATGGGCCAGAGTCACTCTTCCCCAACTCTCCTGTATCGTTTGACCCCACCAGCAGTGCGCAGGGTCAAGAGTTGTCCCCAGGTGTGACTGGTTTCCATGACAGCCTAAGGAAGTCTCAGGGAACTAGTGCTGAGGGCATAGTTCTTAGAAAAGAAGCTTTGCAGTCTCTCAAACTAAGTCTTCCCATGCAAGAAACTGAATTGT GCTCAGCAGACTCTTCACTTCCATTGGAGAAGGAAGAGATAGTAAGACTTCAAGCAAGGCGACGGCTGGAAGAACAGCTCAAACAATACAGAGTGAAGAGGCATCAGGAAAGA TCAAATCAGTCTGCATCCAAGAACCggccctccagcaccctggaTCCTGAGCTGATGTTAAACCCAGAAATCTTGCCTAGAGCCAGCACTGTAGCAATGACAAAAGAGTACTCCTTTATGCGGACCAGTGTCCCCAGGGGGCCAAAGCTGGGTAGCCTGGGACTTCCAGCATCATCAAAAGAGAGAAGAAGTTCAAAATCTAAGCCCAGTAAGGTCCGGTCTTTGGCTGACTACAGAACTGAagattcaggcactggaaaTGCTGCTGGGAATTTCGTGGCTACAGATGCATCTGGCGGGACTCTGAAGCAAAGTAGAAGTGGCCCAACATCAGTTGTTTCTGAGATCAGTCTGCCCTCTGACACGGATGATCGGATAGAGAATTCCTCCTTGGCAGGAGATAGCGTTTCAGAGCTTGATGGGAGTGAAGCAGGAATGAGGCTGGATGGAAATGAGAGCGACAGCTCTACCTACAGCAGTGTCTCAGGAAAAGGGCTGTGTAACAGTTTGCAGAATGCAGAAGGCAAACAGGGTGTTCCATATACAATAAATGGTCAGAAGATACATCCTGATGCAATGGGGCAGTTTCCTTCTATCagtgaggtgctgcaggctgcagcagtggagcATCAGGCCCAGGAGCCAGAAGTTAATGGGGAAGTGCAGAGTAGGAGAGACAGTATTTCTAGCAG TGTTTCTATGGAAAGCTCTATCGCAGGAACTCATGATGAAATGTTGCAGGTTCTGAAGGAGAAGATGAGACTTGAAGGGCAACTAGAAGCACTCTCACTAGAAGCTAATCAG GCTCtcaaagagaagactgagctACAAGCACAACTTGCAGCTTTGAACATGAGGCTTCAGGCACAGATGGAACACAGCCAAAGTAGCCAGCAAAAGCAGGAATCTCTGAGCTCGGAAGTAGCGACGTTAAAGCAGTCTTGCTGGGATCTGGAGCGAGCAATGGCTGACCTGCAAAACACCTTAGAAGCAAAGAATGCTAGTTTGGCTTCTTCAAATAATGATTTGCAGTTAGCAGAGGAGCAGTACCAAAGACTCCTACTGAAGGTTGAAGATATGCAAAAAAATGTCCTCACCAGAGACACCACAG TTCATGACCTgcggcagcagctggctgccttgcagagccagctgcagaagGTGCAGTTGGAGCGGACCACACTGACCAACAAGCTGAAGGCCTCAGAAACAGAAATCACGTCGCTCCAAAACGTGCGGCAGTggtaccagcagcagcttgtgctaGCACAGGAGGCCCGCGTCAGGCTGCAGAGTGAGATGGCCAACATACAG gCTGGGCAAATGACTCAAGCAGGAATGTTGGAACATTTGAAACTAGAGAATGTGACACTGTCTCAGCAGCTGACTGAAACACAGCACAGATCCATTAAAGAAAAGGAACGTattgcagcacagctgcaaaatATTGAG GCTGACATGTTAGATCAAGAAGCTGCCTTCATGCAGATCCAGGAGGCTAAAACCATGGTGGAAGAAGACTTGCAGAGAAAGCTTGAGGAGTTTGAGGATGAGAGAGAACAGCTTCAGAAAATGGCTGATTCTGCAGCAACACTGGAACAAGAACTGAATCAG GTGAAGCTGACTTTGCAACAGCGAGATCAGCAACTTGAGTCTTTACAGCAAGAACACCTAGAACTCATGAAGCAATTCACTCTGACCCAAGAGACACTGCACACCAAAGAGCAGTCCCTGGATGACCTGCAAACACAGTATGATGAGCTGAAGGCCAGATTAGAAGAGTTCCAAAGTGATGCTACTTCTAAAGATGACATGATCCAGTATTTGCAGAATGAAAAGATTATCTTGGAAgtagctctgcaggcagcaaaagcaagcaaagagcAACTTGATGAAGGAGCAGCACGCCTTGGAGAAGATGCTGAAGTAGCATCAGAAATCTTGGAACAACTGAGGCAAGAAATGGCAGTCAAGTCAAGCCAG GTGGAAAATCTGCAACAAGAAAATGCCAGCCTTAAAAAACAGGTTCAAAAAGTGAAGGAGCAGTTCCTACAGCAGAAG GTAATGGTGGAAGCTTATCGCAGAGATGCAAGTTCTAAGGACCAGCTGATTAGTGAACTGAAAGCTACAAAGAAACGTCTGGACTCAGAAGTGAAAGACTTAAAACGAGAGCTACTGAAAATTCAGGTTGAAAAACAGTCGCTGGAATCTGAACATTCCAAACTACAGAAGGAGGTGTCTCAGGTTCACCAGCAGATGGTGGAAGTAGAAAATCAGCTTCAGTCAGTGCAGAGAGAACGAGACGATATGGAAACACGCTTACAG TCCTTGCAGTTCGATAAGGAGCAAATGGCGTCTCTGGCTGAGGCAAATCAGGCATTAAAACAGCAAGTAGAACAGATGCAAGAAGAAGCAAAAAA AGCCATTACTgagcagaaacagaaaatgaagcGTCTAGGGTCAGATCTGACAAGTGCTCAGAAAGAGatgaaagcaaagcacaaagcCTATGAGAACGCCGTCGGCATTCTCAGTCGGCGGCTACAGGAATCCCTGGCTGCAAAGGAGTCTGCTGAAGCTGAGTTGAGCAAACTGAAAGCACAAATCACTGATGGTGGAAACAACCAGATTGCTCAA GAAAGGATTCAAGCTCTGGAGACAGAATTGCAAGCTGTTAGCAGCAGTAAGTTGACACTGGAAAAAGAGCTGCAGGAAGTGATTTCACTTACCAGCCAGGAGCTTGAAGAATACAGAGAGAAAGTGCTGGAACTTGAGGATGAG CTTCAGGAATCTAGAGGCTTCAGGAAGAAGATCAAACGTTTAGAAGAAATTAATAAGAAGTTGGCCCTTGAACTGGAGCACGAACGTGGGAAACTTACAGGTCTCAGTCAGTCCAATGCTGCTTTGCGGGAGCACAATAATATCCTCGAAACAGCATTAGCAAAAAGAGAGGCAGATTTGGTGCAACTGAATCTACAG GTTCAGGCAGTCCTAAAgcggaaggaggaagaagatcAGCAAATGCAGCAATTGATTCAAGCTTTACAGGCTTCcttagagaaagaaaaggcaaaagttAAAGACCTTAAGAAGCAG gaggcagcagccaaaGCGGACGCAGCACATAACCGTCGTCATTACAGAGCTGCTATGCTTGAGCTCAGTGAAATCAAGAAAGACCTACATGCCAAAGAACTGCTTGTCCAAGCCCTTCAGAGTGAAGTGGATAAACTGCA TACAGAGGATGAAAAACATTCCCAGGAAGTATCACAGTTTCAACAAGAGCTGGCAGAAGCCAGGTCTCAGCTCCAACTTCTGCAGAAAAAGCTGGATGATAAGCTTAGTGAACAGCCTGTAGTAAACCAGGAG GTGGAAGACCTCAAATGGGAAgtagaacaaaaagaaagagaaattgaaAGCCTGAAGCAGCAGTTGGATATGAGTGAACAGCGCAGCCAcaaggagttggaagggatacAAGTTGTCTTGCAG AACATCAAGGCTGAGTTGGAAATGGTGAGGGAAGACCTGTCAGTGACACAGAAGGATAAGTTTATGCTGCAGGCTAAAGTGACTGAACTGAAGAACAGCATGAAGTCGTTGCTGCAGCAGAACCAGCAGCTGAAGTTGGACCTGAAGCACGGCAAGATGAAGAAG AGGAAGGAACTGAAAGGAGAGAATAACTCCTCAAATCCTGTGACTCCAGTCAAGATTCCTGATTgtccagtgcctgctgccttgctggAAGAACTGCTGAAACCAACAGCTGTGAGCAAGGAGCCTTTAAAAAATCTGAACAGCTGTCTCCGGCAATTGAA GCAAGAAATGGACAGCCTTCAGCGTCAGATGGAGGAACACACCATTACAGTACATGAATCAATGTCTTCGTGGACTCAGATTGAGGGGCAGTTAATGGACCTTACCTCTACCAGTACTGCAACTGCATCAGACCAGCAGGAGATCCCTACTGTagatgaaaagaaacagaattgTAGCATTAGTGACAAGGAAGCTTTGACACTATAA
- the ANKLE2 gene encoding ankyrin repeat and LEM domain-containing protein 2 isoform X1, with protein sequence MDAILCRLKQLSSDELREEIVRAGLKCGPITSTTRFIFEKKLAQALLEQQGGSEGKGSLSEEAAGNAPSDSSRAEAQKALKGTAVNHNGHGSASEDTDFGYCVGLNPPEEEDVIHMKCSAPVCGAGYVDSQISTQALSKEPPLFYGVCPVYDDILARNERIHVYEDKKEALQAVKMIKGSRFKAFSNREDAEKFAKGICDYFPSPSKSSLCLSPVKMTSFNRDGLCSPETETANKERANSYKSPRTQDLTAKLRKAVEKGDTATFSELIWSNPRYLIGSGDNPTVVQEGCRYNVMHVAAKENQAGICQLLLDTLENPEFMRLMYPDDDDVMLKNRIQYIVDLYLNTPDKMGFDTPLHFACKFGNLDVVNVLTSHPAIVKNPRNKYDQTPAEVVCERSKNKSAELKEKLREYLKGRYYVPLLRAEDNSSAPVIGAPWSPDQTDDSPQRTLSKYTGSPKDPVLSIRAFAGPMSPSKAEEFRRLWKTPPRERAGFFRNVRKSDLERGVERVGRELAHELGFPWVEYWEFLGCFVDLSSQEGLRKLEEYLSHQEMSEKAQQGTGENETCNRYKTLHLPGKSKKCCNSISVGAFLDEDDDDMSLEEIKNRQNAARNISHPIVSQEPSISEIGDAQCDILSMERAVNIIEARDHPRHYEKAASSSKNGFCNPVATERIKSDRKHLRDGGGCLGSSPVSNLMSEFESLSVQEQQLAGESNTIGAKTEEERVVAEGKSQGRTPKDHMDKACYAVSLASSSEPSVAGKPGETKLRTEHKMPLEKERLAMESGIQTNEAQQRQELSSQKLFLKASPTNDTWRKLFLLGEQPSKLDSDVLAAIEAVEVDPQKYPFVSRWKHLVQSYSSLDRQSWPSSAQKVKLMAPGLPNAPVYSNSGRNSPITGSPGKYGNATSFFPDPGSPGRYSPAGVNHALLRLRSSSESPAH encoded by the exons ATGGATGCAATATTATGCCGActgaagcagctcagctctgatgAGCTTAGAGAAGAAATTGTAAGAGCAGGACTGAAGTGTGGGCCCATTACCTCCACTACTAGGTTTATTTTTGAAAAAAAATTGGCTCAGGCATTGTTGGAGCAGCAAGGAGGTTCAGAGGGCAAAGGATCTCTgtcagaggaggctgctggaaatgCCCCATCTGATAGCAGCCGGGCAGAAGCACAGAAGGCTTTGAAAGGCACCGCGGTGAATCACAACGGTCACGGAAGTGCTTCTGAAGACACAGACTTTGGGTACTGTGTAGGTCTGAACCCTCCAGAAGAAGAAGATGTGATCCACATGAAATGTTCAGCTCCTGTCTGTGGAGCAGGATATGTTGATTCACAAATTagtactcaggcactgtccaaAGAGCCTCCACTGTTCTATGGTGTTTGTCCAGTTTATGACGACATTTTGGCAAGAAATG AGAGAATACATGTTTATGAAGATAAAAAGGAAGCTCTCCAAGCTGTTAAGATGATTAAGGGTTCCCGTTTTAAAGCTTTTTCAAACAGAGAGGATGCTGAAAAATTTGCTAAAGGCATCTGTGATTATTTCCCATCTCCCAGCAAGTCTTCTTTATGTTTGTCGCCAGTGAAAATGACATCATTTAACAGAG ATGGCTTATGTTCTCCTGAGACTGAAACTGCTAATAAGGAGAGAGCCAACAGTTATAAAAGTCCACGTACTCAAGATCTTACTGCTAAGCTTCggaaggctgtggagaaagGAGATACTGCGACATTTTCAGAACTTATTTGGAGTAACCCTCGTTATCTGATTGGGTCAGGAGACAACCCAACAGTTGTACAg GAAGGGTGCAGGTACAATGTCATGCATGTTGCTGCCAAGGAGAACCAAGCTGGTATCTGCCAGCTATTACTGGACACTTTGGAAAATCCTGAGTTTATGAGGCTTATGTATCCAGATGACGATGATGTAATGCTGAAGAATCGCATCCAGTACATTGTTGACCTTTACCTTAATACACCAGATAAAATG GGATTTGATACTCCTTTGCATTTTGCCTGCAAGTTTGGGAATTTGGATGTTGTTAATGTGCTTACCTCACATCCAGCTATTGTAAAAAATCCAAGAAACAAATATGATCAGACTCCAGCAGAA GTAGTTTGTGAAAGAAGCAAGAATAAATCTGCAGAATTGAAAGAAAAACTAAGAGAGTATTTGAAAG GTCGATACTATGTACCACTCTTGAGAGCAGAAGATAATTCTTCAGCTCCTGTCATTGGTGCTCCATGGTCACCTGATCAGACAGATGATAGCCCCCAAAGAACTTTATCTAAGTACACTGGCAGCCCCAAAGATCCAGTGTTGTCAATAAGAGCATTTGCAGGCCCCATGAGCCCCTCAAAG GCTGAAGAATTCCGCAGGCTTTGGAAGACTCCACCTCGAGAGAGAGCTGGCTTCTTTCGTAATGTCAGGAAATCTGACCTGGAGAGAGGTGTTGAAAGAGTTGGAAG GGAGTTAGCTCATGAGCTGGGGTTCCCGTGGGTTGAATACTGGGAATTTCTGGGCTGTTTTGTTGATCTGTCTTCCCAGGAGGGGTTGCGAAAATTAGAAGAGTACCTGAGCCATCAGGAAATGAGCGAAAAGGCTCAGCAAGGAACAGGGGAAAATGAAACCTGCAATAGATATAAAACTCTGCATCTTCCTG GCAAGAGTAAGAAATGCTGCAATTCTATTTCTGTTGGGGCATTTTTggatgaggatgatgatgacATGAGCttagaagaaattaaaaacagACAGAATGCAGCACGGAACATCAGCCACCCTATAGTGTCCCAGGAGCCCAGCATCAGTGAGATTGGAGATGCCCAGTGTGATATCTTGTCAATGGAGAGGGCAGTAAACATCATAGAAGCAAGAGATCACCCCAGACACTATGAAAAGGCAGCTTCTTCCAGCAAAAATGGATTCTGCAATCCTGTGGCCACTGAAAGGATAAAGAGTGACCGAAAGCATTTGCGTGATGGAGGAGGATGCCTTGGATCGTCACCTGTTTCCAATTTAATGTCAGAATTTGAAAGTCTCTCTGTCCAAGAACAGCAGCTTGCAGGAGAATCAAATACAATTGGGGCAAAAACTGAGGAAGAGAGAGTTGTGGCTGAAGGAAAGAGTCAGGGGAGAACACCCAAGGACCATATGGATAAGGCCTGCTATGCAGTTTCACTGGCCAGCTCTTCTGAGCCAAGTGTTGCAGGTAAACCTGGAGAGACCAAGTTAAGGACAGAACACAAAATGCCATTAGAAAAGGAGAGGCTGGCCATGGAATCTGGAATTCAAACTAACGAGGCACAACAGCGTCAGGAACTGTCTTCCCAGAAATTGTTTTTGAAGGCATCGCCCACAAATGACACTTGGAGGAAGCTGTTCCTGCTTGG GGAGCAGCCCTCAAAGCTGGACAGCGATGTCTTGGCAGCTATAGAAGCAGTGGAGGTTGACCCACAGAAGTATCCCTTTGTTTCCAGATGGAAACACCTGGTGCAGTCATACTCCTCATTGGACAGGCAAAG CTGGCCAAGTTCAGCACAGAAGGTGAAGCTCATGGCTCCTGGCCTTCCAAATGCTCCAGTGTATTCTAATTCAGGAAGAAATAGCCCCATAACAGGAAGCCCAGGAAAATACGGCAATGCCACCTCATTCTTTCCAGACCCTGGGAGTCCTGGGCGCTACAGTCCAGCTGGTGTCAAccatgctctgctgagactgcGTTCTTCTTCAGAGTCTCCTGCCCACTAA
- the ANKLE2 gene encoding ankyrin repeat and LEM domain-containing protein 2 isoform X2, with protein sequence MERWVGAAGGWGSLWGAGWGRWQGWELLAACAVIGAVGWLLRLLERRPGGREAPEAAISSPAPLSAGSRRCSGSRPGEITMDAILCRLKQLSSDELREEIVRAGLKCGPITSTTRFIFEKKLAQALLEQQGGSEGKGSLSEEAAGNAPSDSSRAEAQKALKGTAVNHNGHGSASEDTDFGYCVGLNPPEEEDVIHMKCSAPVCGAGYVDSQISTQALSKEPPLFYGVCPVYDDILARNERIHVYEDKKEALQAVKMIKGSRFKAFSNREDAEKFAKGICDYFPSPSKSSLCLSPVKMTSFNRDGLCSPETETANKERANSYKSPRTQDLTAKLRKAVEKGDTATFSELIWSNPRYLIGSGDNPTVVQEGCRYNVMHVAAKENQAGICQLLLDTLENPEFMRLMYPDDDDVMLKNRIQYIVDLYLNTPDKMGFDTPLHFACKFGNLDVVNVLTSHPAIVKNPRNKYDQTPAEVVCERSKNKSAELKEKLREYLKGRYYVPLLRAEDNSSAPVIGAPWSPDQTDDSPQRTLSKYTGSPKDPVLSIRAFAGPMSPSKAEEFRRLWKTPPRERAGFFRNVRKSDLERGVERVGRELAHELGFPWVEYWEFLGCFVDLSSQEGLRKLEEYLSHQEMSEKAQQGTGENETCNRYKTLHLPGKSKKCCNSISVGAFLDEDDDDMSLEEIKNRQNAARNISHPIVSQEPSISEIGDAQCDILSMERAVNIIEARDHPRHYEKAASSSKNGFCNPVATERIKSDRKHLRDGGGCLGSSPVSNLMSEFESLSVQEQQLAGESNTIGAKTEEERVVAEGKSQGRTPKDHMDKACYAVSLASSSEPSVAGKPGETKLRTEHKMPLEKERLAMESGIQTNEAQQRQELSSQKLFLKASPTNDTWRKLFLLGEQPSKLDSDVLAAIEAVEVDPQKYPFVSRWKHLVQSYSSLDRQSWPSSAQKVKLMAPGLPNAPVYSNSGRNSPITGSPGKYGNATSFFPDPGSPGRYSPAGVNHALLRLRSSSESPAH encoded by the exons ATGGAGCGGTGGGtcggggctgcagggggctggggctccctCTGGGGAGCCGGTTGGGGccgctggcagggctgggagctcctGGCCGCCTGCGCGGTTATCGGCGCCGTGGGCTGGCTGCTGCGGCTGCTAGAGAGGAGGCCGGGGGGCCGCGAGGCGCCGGAGGCGGCCATCTCTTCCCCGGCACCACTGTCTGCGGGGAGCCGGCGCTGCAGCGGGAGCCGCCCAG GTGAGATAACAATGGATGCAATATTATGCCGActgaagcagctcagctctgatgAGCTTAGAGAAGAAATTGTAAGAGCAGGACTGAAGTGTGGGCCCATTACCTCCACTACTAGGTTTATTTTTGAAAAAAAATTGGCTCAGGCATTGTTGGAGCAGCAAGGAGGTTCAGAGGGCAAAGGATCTCTgtcagaggaggctgctggaaatgCCCCATCTGATAGCAGCCGGGCAGAAGCACAGAAGGCTTTGAAAGGCACCGCGGTGAATCACAACGGTCACGGAAGTGCTTCTGAAGACACAGACTTTGGGTACTGTGTAGGTCTGAACCCTCCAGAAGAAGAAGATGTGATCCACATGAAATGTTCAGCTCCTGTCTGTGGAGCAGGATATGTTGATTCACAAATTagtactcaggcactgtccaaAGAGCCTCCACTGTTCTATGGTGTTTGTCCAGTTTATGACGACATTTTGGCAAGAAATG AGAGAATACATGTTTATGAAGATAAAAAGGAAGCTCTCCAAGCTGTTAAGATGATTAAGGGTTCCCGTTTTAAAGCTTTTTCAAACAGAGAGGATGCTGAAAAATTTGCTAAAGGCATCTGTGATTATTTCCCATCTCCCAGCAAGTCTTCTTTATGTTTGTCGCCAGTGAAAATGACATCATTTAACAGAG ATGGCTTATGTTCTCCTGAGACTGAAACTGCTAATAAGGAGAGAGCCAACAGTTATAAAAGTCCACGTACTCAAGATCTTACTGCTAAGCTTCggaaggctgtggagaaagGAGATACTGCGACATTTTCAGAACTTATTTGGAGTAACCCTCGTTATCTGATTGGGTCAGGAGACAACCCAACAGTTGTACAg GAAGGGTGCAGGTACAATGTCATGCATGTTGCTGCCAAGGAGAACCAAGCTGGTATCTGCCAGCTATTACTGGACACTTTGGAAAATCCTGAGTTTATGAGGCTTATGTATCCAGATGACGATGATGTAATGCTGAAGAATCGCATCCAGTACATTGTTGACCTTTACCTTAATACACCAGATAAAATG GGATTTGATACTCCTTTGCATTTTGCCTGCAAGTTTGGGAATTTGGATGTTGTTAATGTGCTTACCTCACATCCAGCTATTGTAAAAAATCCAAGAAACAAATATGATCAGACTCCAGCAGAA GTAGTTTGTGAAAGAAGCAAGAATAAATCTGCAGAATTGAAAGAAAAACTAAGAGAGTATTTGAAAG GTCGATACTATGTACCACTCTTGAGAGCAGAAGATAATTCTTCAGCTCCTGTCATTGGTGCTCCATGGTCACCTGATCAGACAGATGATAGCCCCCAAAGAACTTTATCTAAGTACACTGGCAGCCCCAAAGATCCAGTGTTGTCAATAAGAGCATTTGCAGGCCCCATGAGCCCCTCAAAG GCTGAAGAATTCCGCAGGCTTTGGAAGACTCCACCTCGAGAGAGAGCTGGCTTCTTTCGTAATGTCAGGAAATCTGACCTGGAGAGAGGTGTTGAAAGAGTTGGAAG GGAGTTAGCTCATGAGCTGGGGTTCCCGTGGGTTGAATACTGGGAATTTCTGGGCTGTTTTGTTGATCTGTCTTCCCAGGAGGGGTTGCGAAAATTAGAAGAGTACCTGAGCCATCAGGAAATGAGCGAAAAGGCTCAGCAAGGAACAGGGGAAAATGAAACCTGCAATAGATATAAAACTCTGCATCTTCCTG GCAAGAGTAAGAAATGCTGCAATTCTATTTCTGTTGGGGCATTTTTggatgaggatgatgatgacATGAGCttagaagaaattaaaaacagACAGAATGCAGCACGGAACATCAGCCACCCTATAGTGTCCCAGGAGCCCAGCATCAGTGAGATTGGAGATGCCCAGTGTGATATCTTGTCAATGGAGAGGGCAGTAAACATCATAGAAGCAAGAGATCACCCCAGACACTATGAAAAGGCAGCTTCTTCCAGCAAAAATGGATTCTGCAATCCTGTGGCCACTGAAAGGATAAAGAGTGACCGAAAGCATTTGCGTGATGGAGGAGGATGCCTTGGATCGTCACCTGTTTCCAATTTAATGTCAGAATTTGAAAGTCTCTCTGTCCAAGAACAGCAGCTTGCAGGAGAATCAAATACAATTGGGGCAAAAACTGAGGAAGAGAGAGTTGTGGCTGAAGGAAAGAGTCAGGGGAGAACACCCAAGGACCATATGGATAAGGCCTGCTATGCAGTTTCACTGGCCAGCTCTTCTGAGCCAAGTGTTGCAGGTAAACCTGGAGAGACCAAGTTAAGGACAGAACACAAAATGCCATTAGAAAAGGAGAGGCTGGCCATGGAATCTGGAATTCAAACTAACGAGGCACAACAGCGTCAGGAACTGTCTTCCCAGAAATTGTTTTTGAAGGCATCGCCCACAAATGACACTTGGAGGAAGCTGTTCCTGCTTGG GGAGCAGCCCTCAAAGCTGGACAGCGATGTCTTGGCAGCTATAGAAGCAGTGGAGGTTGACCCACAGAAGTATCCCTTTGTTTCCAGATGGAAACACCTGGTGCAGTCATACTCCTCATTGGACAGGCAAAG CTGGCCAAGTTCAGCACAGAAGGTGAAGCTCATGGCTCCTGGCCTTCCAAATGCTCCAGTGTATTCTAATTCAGGAAGAAATAGCCCCATAACAGGAAGCCCAGGAAAATACGGCAATGCCACCTCATTCTTTCCAGACCCTGGGAGTCCTGGGCGCTACAGTCCAGCTGGTGTCAAccatgctctgctgagactgcGTTCTTCTTCAGAGTCTCCTGCCCACTAA